Genomic DNA from Klebsiella variicola:
ACCCAGTGGGTTCACTTTTTCCGCTTTATACAGCGCCATCATCTCCTGGCTTTGACGTTGTTTATCGTCGCCCAGACGCTCACGCATGGCCTGAATCTTCGGCTGCAGCATACGCATCTTCGCCATGGAGGTGTACTGCGCTTTGGTCAGCGGGTACATGATGCCACGAACGATAAAGGTGATAACGATGATCGAGAAGCCCCAGTTGCCGAGGAAGCTGTGGATGAATTTCAGCAGCTTAAACAGCGGTTGGGAGATGAACCACAGCCAGCCATAGTCGACGGTCAGATCCAGGTGCGGCGCAACGGCAGCCATTTTGTCCTGAATAGCCGGGCCGACCCACAGCACGCTCTGCAGTTTGTCGGTTTGACCTGGCTGCACCAGTACCGGCTGCGATTTGTAGCCAATAGCCACAATGCCGTTGCCGAGGTTAGCGGTGTAGAAGTTATTCGTTCCATTATTCTGCGGCACCCACGCGGTGGTGAAGTACTGCTGCAGCATGGCAACCCAACCGTTCTTGGTGCTGACGTTCAGGTTTTCGTTGTCCAGAATGGTATCGAATTTATATTTTTCGTATTTCGTATCTGAAGTCGAGAACGCTGCGCCACGGAAAGTATGCATCGTGGACAGGCCGCCGGTCTGCGTATCGCGACTGGTCGGCAGCGCCGCGGTCTGCTTCAACTGACCGAAGGTCGAGACTTCCAGAGGCTTCTCGCTGGCGTTCTGCACGCTATAACCCACGTTCACCGCATAGCCGCCACGTTTCAGGGTGAAGGTTTTGGTGAAGACGTTGCCGGCTTTGTCGGTGTAGGTCAGCGGAATGACGATTTCATCCTGGCCATCTGCCAGCACAAACGCCTCTTTATCGACGTTGTACAGCGGACGCGGGCCATTCGCCGGGTTAT
This window encodes:
- the yidC gene encoding membrane protein insertase YidC, whose product is MDSQRNLLIIALLFVSFMIWQAWEQDKNPQPQQQTTQTTTTAAGSAADQGVPASGQGKLITVKTDVLELTINTNGGDIEQALLLAYPKTLKSTEPFQLLETTPQFVYQAQSGLTGRDGPDNPANGPRPLYNVDKEAFVLADGQDEIVIPLTYTDKAGNVFTKTFTLKRGGYAVNVGYSVQNASEKPLEVSTFGQLKQTAALPTSRDTQTGGLSTMHTFRGAAFSTSDTKYEKYKFDTILDNENLNVSTKNGWVAMLQQYFTTAWVPQNNGTNNFYTANLGNGIVAIGYKSQPVLVQPGQTDKLQSVLWVGPAIQDKMAAVAPHLDLTVDYGWLWFISQPLFKLLKFIHSFLGNWGFSIIVITFIVRGIMYPLTKAQYTSMAKMRMLQPKIQAMRERLGDDKQRQSQEMMALYKAEKVNPLGGCFPLIIQMPIFLALYYMLSASVELRHAPFILWIHDLSAQDPYYILPIIMGATMFFIQKMSPTTVTDPMQQKIMTFMPVIFTVFFLWFPSGLVVYYIVSNLVTIIQQQLIYRGLEKRGLHSREKKKS